Genomic DNA from Paracoccus aminophilus JCM 7686:
CTGCAATGGCCGCAGATCTCGGACCTGCTGCGCTACAAGATCCGGGTTCGTGCAAAGGGCAGTTACGGCGCCTCGGATTGGCTTGTCTCCGCGCCGATCCTTGCGCGCGGGCCTTCGGCGGTTGTGGCGGTACCTCAGCGTCTGACGGCCGAGCCTGATGGTGCGGGCGCGATCCGTGTGTCTGCTGTGCAGGCCAATGATCGAGATGCCCGCAAACTCCTGATTTACGGCAGCAATCTCGACGCGCCGCTGACGGCGTCCCTGCTCTGGACGGACAATGCCATGGCTCAGGTCTCGGTCTCCCGGCGAGAGGCGGGCTTGGGCAATTCGGCGACGCGCTATTACTGGGCGCGCGCCCGCGATCAATGGGGCAATCTGTCCGACTTCACGGCCAGCGCCTCGGCAACAACCACCTGACAATTCGAGGGGCAACATGCCTGCACCCACCTTCAAGCTGCCCGTTTCCGGGTCGGCGCCAAACCAATATGCGACCGAGACCGCTTTCGACAGTGCCGTGAACGCGGCTCTGGGCGCGCTTTGGACCGATGTCATCACCAATGGCGGAAAATCCTTCAGCACGCGCGCGAATGCGGTCGCAGCGGGGCAGGCCGGACTGCCTGTCGCTCTCGGCTTGATCTATACCCGCGAGAACTCTTCGCTGGTTGTGCGCGGCCCTGGTCAAACCGCAGATGATCCGCTGTTTGCGACCTATCCCAATTGGGGCGTGGTCTCGCGCATCGATCCCGCGATTGCGATGCGTGATGCGGGTTTGATGACCTTGGCAAATGTCGCCGGAACCGCCGACGCGCTGACTGCCGAGCTGCCGCAAGCTGCGAAGCAGAACGGGGTCACAGCGACCTCATCCTCATCCGTTGTCGAGATCATCCCGGCGCTCTCGAATACGGGGGGCGCCGAGCCGACACTGTCGATCGATGGCGGCGCGCCTGTCCTGATCCGCTCGGAAACGAATGGGGTCTTGGCCGCGGGGCAGCTCGCAGCCGGTCGGTCCTATCTCCTGCGGCGACGTGGACCCTACTGGCGGGTGATCTCGGGCGCGGTCGCCTTGGTGGATCTTCTGGCAGCCCGTTCCGACCGGATCGTTGGAAACGTCAATATGGGGACGGTTACCCTCGAAACTATCGCCGGGTCCGGCGATGCCATTACCGCATCGGTGCCGTCCCTTCTGACCGGAATCGGTGTCGTCGCCGCCAACCTTCGCCGCATCCGCTTTGCGCCGATCGCAACCAACAGTGGCGCGGTGACGATCAATATCGACGGGCAGGGTGCGCAGATCCTTCGAGATGCGAACGGCCAGACGCTCGCGGCGGGCTTCCTCGTGGCTGGCCGCTATTACGAGGCGGTCAAGGTCAACACGCTCTGGCGGCTGGTTGCAGGGGAGGTTTCGAAGACCGACCTCTCAGCCGAGGTTGCGACGGTGAACGCAGAACTGCGCTCTGGCCGGGTCTGGCAATATGCGAGCAATGGCCTGACGATTGACGGGGCCAATCCACCAACCGGGACGCAGTGCATCGACGTCACCAAATCAGTCGGGACGGAATCCGCGAAATGGGTTCGAGCCTCTGCGCCGAGCGATGGCGTGGTAACGGACACGCTGCGCCGCGACGGCACGGGTAACCAATGGTGGCGCCGGGCCTCGTCTTCCCAGGTGCTGCGGGATGACATGTACGACGGCGCCGTCAAGCGCGTCGTCGCAAACAATCTGCGACCGTCTGGGATCACCGTCCCGGCAGGAGCGAAAGTGCTTGTCATTACGAAGGGCAACGCGCCGGGAGAGGCAATCTGGGCGACGATTGGCAGGCTGCCCGACCTGCCTGAAACCGATGAATATGCAAAAGACCTCGATGCAAAGTGGTGGATCCTGCGGTGGTCGTCGGAATGGGTCGCCCGCGATCATCCGACCTTCGCCCAGATGCAGGCCGCGCTGGCCACGGTCTCGGGCAGCGGCTCGGGCGGCGGTTATACGCCCCCCGAGCCCTTGCCCGCCTCGGCGACCCTATTGCCGCGCCGCGTCGGCGGGGTAACCCAGCTGGTTGGCGATGCCGGGATCGGCGCTGCGGCGCGCTATACGGTCGGCGGCGACGGGGCATGGCACTGGCTGCCGTCTCGGGTCGCGATTGTCATGGTCTTGGGTCAGTCCAATGCAGCTGTCTCCGAGATGGAGGGCCCTCCGCTCTATATTCCAGCGAAAACGCCTGACTTCGTGATGATGTCGAATGATGGGGTCGGCGAGCTCGGCGCGTTGCGCGGCTGGAATGGTCAAATTCCGTCGGCGTCGATCACCGGCTTCGTGCCTGCCGCGATCACCGGCGTCCAATCCTCGGCCGAGGCCTTGGCTTCGGCGTCGAACGCGCTCGATCCGCGCGGGGCCGGGATGATCTACGCCGGCAGTCATGGGCGCGGCGGCGCGGGATTCACGGCGACCGATCCGAATTTTGCGATCTGGAAGGTGCTTCCCTCCGGCGCGCCCGCGCCCCAGCGCATTCGCATGATCGAGTGGGTGACGGCGGTGATGACGCATGCAGCTGTTCCGCCCACGGAAATCGTGATCGCCTTCACCCATGGCGAGACCAACCGGCGCGACCCGTGGGCGACCTATACGGCTGACGGGCTCGGCTACATGGCCGATATCGAGGCTGATCTGGCGTTCACCGGCCTGCCGGTGGTCTGGCTGGTCGATATTCCGGGCGGCACCACAGCCATGTCCGCGTTTGGTAGCGACTGGCAGGTCAAATACGCTTTGCGCGAGTTGATGCGACAGGCGCGCCTGGCGGGTCATAAGGTGGTCGATGTCGGGCCGCGTTATCACCTGCCGATGGGCACGGCGCGCGGCGGGACGCAGGATCATATCCACACCTCCTATCTGTCGCAGGTCCGTTTGCGCGAGATGGATGCATTTGCCTATCGCAACCACGTTGCGGGCCTGCCGTGGTGGTGTGCCTTTCCCAAGGGAGAGCGCGCGGCCGGGCTCGGCAACAAGGTGATCCTCGCGGTCGAGAGCCTGACGCCGATTATGATTGACCGGGACATGGTGCCGCGCGACCCGCATTTTGGCTTCAGCCTCTCGAACGACAGCGCCACAATCACCGGGGTTGAGCAAACCGGGGATCGCGAGATCACCCTGAGCCTCTCGGGCACGCCGAACAGCTCGGCCCGGCTGCAATATGTCTATCGCCGCCCGAATGCGGGTGAGATCGACACGCGCTATGTCACCGCAGCGGGTTCGATCCGCGAGGTCTGGCAGGGCACCGGCCCGATCACCGGACTGCCGGTCTATCGCCCCATGCACAGCTTCGAGGTGCCGATTGCCTGAGGTGCGGATCTGAGACTTAAGAGAAAGATGCAGGGTCAGCGAGATGGCGGAGCGCTAACCCTGCGCAGTCAGATGGCCAGGAGCGAGAAGAACAGGGAAGCCTGACCATACCGTCGCCTTCGTCAACCCGACGGTAAGACAACCATACCGCGCAATCATCCCGCCACCATTCGACCTTTCTCTGATGCGCAGGAGGCGCAATGACAGAACAGCAAGTCGGCACGGATCTTGTCCGCGCCATTCAATCTGGCTGGCCGCAGATCGTGGCGATCGTCGCCATCATCTGGTGGGCAAGTAAACTGGACATGCAGGTCAAGGGGGCGATGAAGCGGCTCGACCGGCATGAGGAAAGGCTGCGTGGCCTAGAGGCGGCGCAGCATCAACAGGCCATAGATGCCGCCGAGATCCGAGAGGCGATGAAAAACATCAAGCTGACGCTCGATCGTATCTATTCGGAGGTGTCGGAACTTGGCCGGGTGCAGCACCACAGCGAGCGGACTATTCCGCCACGCTAATCCCAACCCGCTTCGCGAGTTCTGGCTGCGCCGCATCTTGGCATTTTGCATACTGATGACAGCAGCGGCGATGTGTTGACCGGCCCATTCCTGGGAGACGGCGGGGTATTTTCTTGACCCAGCATATTCGCTGTGATTCATTGAGGATGCGGGGGCGCCGGGGTCTTGGTGCGGCATGCATTAGTCATGTTGCGGGTTATTGCACGGTCGGACATTGGATTTCGGCCTATAGGCATCAATCAACACAAGCCGGGACCCGCACCATTACGTTGTATAGAATTTATATCCGTAGTGCCGGAATATTTTCTTCTGATCCATCGAAAGACCTTTATCGATCCAATGAGGTTGGAGAACGAGGCCGACATCTGCTGTTGAGCCTTTTGATGAAGCGACGATGGGGCGCAGATTGATTGCACAATCCGTGGACCAGTTGCGAGATTGCACATCAATTGCCTGATAAAATGCGCTAGCGCAAATGTCTGCAAGTTGGAGTCCGGCATGTAGATAGTGAGGCACGTAGTCGACCAGCCTATAATTTAGCACTTCGAACTTGATCTGGTTTCTGTTTAGGTATGGCGTGCCCTTGGCGCGCAAAAGTTCCCAGTAGGCCTTGGTTTGGCCATAGGAATGGCCACCACGTGCGCTGAAGAGAACCTTCATTTTGGCTGGTCGGCCAAGCTTTCTCATCGAGTTTTGCAGGCAAAAATTTGTCGCTCTCTCCATGAGAATTCTAACGATCCAGTTATAAAACCATTGCTTTCCTCCCGCTTCAGCTGCTCGAGGATTGTTGTAACCACGCATATTTTTCTTGTTTGAGCAAACTGTGAAGCTGCGGACGGGGAGGTCTGCAAGCAGCTCAGCTGCGCGGCGCCTCTTGGTGAGGCTGAGTTTTCGGTAGTGGAGAACGCCAGATTGAGTTGCATCTATGTTGTTGCGGATATGATCAAGCCAATCTCGGCATTTGCCTTCGTCCTCAGACCTTACCAGTAAGCCTGAAATAACGAGCCATTCTGATGAGCCTTGGCTGTCGATAGGCATGACTCGTTTAAGGCCGTCATCGCCAGCCTCATCAATAAACAGGACGTAATCATATTCCGGAACTCTCATCAGGAGATGATGACCGTGAGGCCGTGAGATTCGTCAAGATCTTAATAGCCGCCCCTCGGGGCGGCTTTTTCATTTCAGGAGAGAGAGAACATGACCGCAGTCATGAACGCGGTGCGCGCGCGGCAGGCGCGCTGCGCTGCCCTGGGCTTTTGGCCGGGCCCGATCGACGGGATCGACGGCAACCGGACCCGCGCGGCCTATGCAGCGGCGCTGGCCGCGCAGAAGGCGCGGGGGCAGCCGTTTCAGCATTCGAGCGGGGTCACCCGGATCCACTGGCATTGGGCCGCGAGCGGCTATGCCGCCAGCACCGAGGCCATGGCCGCCTATCACGCCCTGATCCTCGGTGATGGTGAGGTGCGCTGGCTGGCTGATCCAGCGACGCCGCGCTCGCATACGCTCAATGCCAATGGCGGCGCGGTCGGTCTTTCGATCTGCGCCATGGCCGGCGCCAATGAGCGCCCGTTCGTCTGGGGCAAGGCCCCGCTCCTGCCGGTGCAGGTCTCAGCTCTCGCGCGCGAGACCGCGCGGGCGTGCCGGATCTACGACATTCCGGTCTCGCCCTGGTCCACGCTCTCTCATGCCGAGATCCAGCCGAGCCTCGGCGTGGTCCAGAAAAACAAATGGGACATCACGGTGCTGCCCGGCATGGTCGGTCCCGCTGATCCGATCAGCGTGGGCGATCGCCTGCGCGATCTCGTTACCCGCGAACTCTCCACCCTCTGAAACCGAAAGGAACCGTTCCTATGCTTGGGCAAATCGCTCTGATTATTCGCTATATCCTCTATCCGCTGGCCGGTGCGCTGACCGCGCTTGGCTTCGTCAGCTTCGACGAGGCCACGGGCACGCTCACCGTCTATCTGAACGACCTCGCTGTCGTTCTCGCAGGGCTCGTGATCTATGCGGCGACCGTGATCTGGTCGCGTGTCGCCAAGAAGAAAGGCGGGGCGACGTGATCGCGGTGCTGCTAGTCAGCGCAGCACTGGCTGCGCTGCTCTGGGGGCTGATAAGGGGCGGAAAAAACCGCCCCTGAACAGCGAGCAACCGCCAGAAAACATCCTGGGCGGTCACCAAAATATGCACTCGCTATAAACACAATCAACAGGCGTCACTCATCACGCAAAGACAACGCTGCGATGCAGAACGGGTTTCCTGTCTAAAACGGCAGGTGCTTGCGCAGACTCAATTTGCGCCCATAGGCTCGAGCAGGCGTAGCCAGATCGCCGCCACTCGGATTCTGACCGCGAAACGATATCGAGCCAGCCCTCACTCGCCAGTACGCCGACGTACCGATACAGGCGCTGTTAGGAGGGTTTCAGCAGCCAATCTGATTGCCCGCTGCAGCACCTCCCAGCGCACCTGCAACAGTTGCTAGGTTGCGTCCGCTCCCGCCGCCAACTTGACGGCCAAGACCAGCCCCTACAGCCGCACCGCCCAAAGTCGCTGTGTTGCACCGGATTGCAGCTTGTTGAGTTGGAGTTGCATCGCATGCGGCTAAGGTTATGACGGCACCTAGCATGGTTAGAAATGTCTTGATCATTGTCTTGACCTCATTGAAATCCAAGTGACACCGATAGTCTTTCATTCTCTTGAACCAGACCTCACTCTCAGGGCTATTCCAAGCTGTTTTTGTAGACCTTTCCATCCTTCATTATGACACGGATATTTTCGGAATCTGCAAGGAGATCAATGTTAATCAATGGATCCCCATCAATTAAAATAAGATCCGCGAGAGCACCTTTTTCAACTACGCCGAGCCGGCCTATATAAGGGCTGCGTAATCCTGAAAGCTGCAATAGATCGGCGTTCGTCGAGGTCGCTTGCCGAAGTATCTCAGCCGGAGTATACCACTGCTTTAGTGAAACCAGCATTTCCCCCTGCCGGCGTGCCATCGCCTCTGAGAAGAGGACATCCGTGCCAAAGGCTGTCTTGAGGTGGTATTTTTTTGCAAGTTGGTAGAGTCGATCCGAGCCTGAAATAACCTCCTGTGCTTTTGCAGCCTGATCTGATCCAGGGGGAAACATGTTGCCAAAGAATTCTTCAGTTATCGGCTGGGCAGAAAGCCAGATATCCTTTTCAGCCATATATTTTGCAGTTTCATCGTCGATGAGTTGACCATGCTCTATTACCTTCACACCAGCATCGATCGCCCTTCGCACGGCTTCAGATGTGTAAGCGTGAACCGTGACGTAGGTCCCCCAGTTGTTAGCTGCATCGACAGCTGCCCTTAGTTCCTCTGGCGTAAATGTTGAAACATCAAGCGGGCTGTGGGGCGAGGAAACCCCTCCGCCTGCGGTCAGCTTGATTTGGCTTGCTCCCTGCATCAACTGCTCGCGAACGCGCAAACGTACCTCATCCGGGCTGTCCGCGATCATAGCGCCCCCGACTTGCTCAACTCGTGACAAGGGCTTTGAACTCTCTCGAGGGAGATCAACCATCGGGCGAAAATCGCCATGCCCGCTTGTAACCGAGATGATTGCACCCGAAGGCCAAATGCGCGGACCAGGGACCACACCAAGATCGACAGCTTGTTTTAGTCCAAACGATGGGCCTCCGAGGTCGCGAACAGTAGTAAACCCGCGCATCAGGGTGGCAGTGGCCTCAGCGGCAGCAAGAATGTTGGAGAAACCGACATCACCAAACAGCATTTGCTCAGGCGTTTGGCGTATCATCATCGTATGCCAATGCGCGTCAATCAATCCGGGCATAAGTGTACGACCGTTTCCATTGATCACCACGGCCTCCTCGCCTACGGAGGAGATAGGGCCGATTTCTGCCACTTGGTTCCCACGAACGATAACAGAAGTCGGCTCACTTAGCGCTGCTGACTTGCCGTCAAAAATCCGGACGTTTTGGAAGAGCGTTTCCGATGCCTCATCTGCTGATGCAACACCAAAAAAAAGCATCGATATCAGAACGGTTCCGACTAAGTTTGGCGACTTCTTCATTCCAGCTATTACCCTCGAATTGTATAAAATCGGGATAGTAAAGTGGAAAAATTACGACTCGTTACAACAGTCGCAAAGAAGTGACACCGCAGCACTTATAGTGTATATTTGTTGGTTTATCCAGGTTGTCAACTGTTATTTGGAGGCAGATTTCCAACAAGCGCCAAGCTTGACACCACGGTGCATTCACGGCCTTTAGAGATGTGCACTGGCTGTTTCTCCTATCTAGTGCTGCAACAGGCGCTCGTGCGGCGTTCGTCGGCTGGCTATTTTGACAGAGGATGCGGAATACCAGCCCCCCTGTTTATGGCCGATGGCCCAGAACGGAATTTACCTCTGGAGCACTGGCGGCGCGGAGTAAAAACCGACTCGCCGATCTCGGCGTTTGACGAGGTCCATTGATAGATTGGTCGGCACCAGGATCCGTGAAATCTGAGCGGTCGGAGCGATCGGCGGGGACCGCGAGGATTGATCGAATCTCGCGACCCGCCTAGCCTCGGCCCATGTGCAACCTCTACACCACCACGAAATCCGCCGATCTCGTCGCGCAGATGTTCCCGAGCCGTCCGCTGCGGGATCTGACCGGCAATGAGCCGTGGCCAGCGGATGTCTATCCCGATCGGCTGGCTCCGATCATCCGGCACGATGGTGACGGACTGGCGGTAGCGCGTGCCAGATGGGGAATGCCGACGCCGCCGATGTATCTCAAGACGGCCCGCGATCCGGGGGTGACCAATATCCGCAACACCAACTCCCCGCATTGGCGGCGCTGGCTCGCGCCCGCGCATCGTTGTCTCGTGCCAGTCGAGCGGTTTTCCGAGCCGGGTGCCGATCACAAGCCGGTCTGGTTCGAGGCCGCGGGTCCGGTTTTCTTTGCTGGCATCCAGACGCAGGGCTGGACCAGCATCCGCAAGGTCAAGGACGGCGAAACCACCGACGACCTGTTCGGCTTCCTGACCTGCCCGCCGAATGCCGAGGTGGCGGCGATCCATCCGAAGGCCATGCCTGTGATCCTGACCCAACCAGATGAATGGGATCTGTGGCTGAGCGCGCCTTGGGATCAGGCGAAAGCGTTGCAGCGACCGCTGGCGGATGGGGCGCTGCGAATTGTGAACTGACGTTGCGCCGTGGGCTCTTGCCCTGATGTTCTCTAAGTGTTCTCATTGTCGATCTGTAGGAATCACATCGACATGCCAGCACGCCGCCCATCAGCCAACCCGTGGAATAACCCGATGATGTGGGAAGCCGCGCGGGAAAACCTGCTGATCCGGCTGCGGTGCAATGGATGCCGACGGTCCGTCTATTACTGGGCCGCCGATCTGGTCAAAGTCGTCGGCCCCTATCATCAGGTCCATGTCCCGCCGTGGCGGTGCTCGCGCTGCAAATCGGCCGAGTTTGTCGAAGTTCACGCCACCTATCCGCACGCCGAGTTGCTGGGGAAAGTCACGATCCGCCGCCCGGTCAAGGAGATCACGCGCTGGATCTGGCGCAATGAGGTGGGCGGGGAGATCGTGAAGTGACGCGCTGGTCACATGTTCCAAGCAACCGCAATAACGCCGGTCCAGACGAACGGCTCGTGCTTCGAGATGGGGATGAGGTCGGTGGTGTCGCCATCACGCAAGACGGCTGGCGCTGGGAAACTTGGGTGTCTCCGGCAGCGCAAGGGGTCGAGCCGACCTTTGCCGATGCGCTCGAGGCTGTGCGCCGGGATGCCGCCCCGAAATCTCGCCTCTAACGCATGAAGGACCATCGCATCTTCATCCATTGCCGCTGCGGCCATGTCGGCTGCGTCACGCTCGGCTATTTCCTCCACCGCGATGAGATGCTGCGGCGGGCGCGGTGCACTGTCTGTGGCAAGCGGGACGGGTGGACGGTGATCGTGCTGCCGCCAGCGGGGAGCAAGGGGTATCCGGGGTAGCAGACTGGCCGGTGATCGAGCTGTGGCGGCTGGAGGTGAAGAACTAACCTAGACAGCGAAAAGCCGAGCGGTCTTGGTTATGAGGCCCGCCCGGCTGGACTCGTTACGCCGCGTTGTTTTCTTGCCTCATGCATACGCCTTTGGGTGGAGTTTCGGCTATATAACTAAATCGTAAGTAATAGGTCAGCATCGGGGCACTATTATATAGACCAGTTGACCTATCTGTGGCGCTGCGCAGAGGTTGTCAGGCGCTTGCTGTGGTGGTTGGGCGGTTCCACCCATCACGCCTCCTCCCCGCTCTCTCCGCGGGTCGCGCCCTGATAGGCAAAGTCGATATGCTCCTCGACTGATCCCATGCGCCCTGTCGCTGGCGGATCGGGCGCCGCAATTCTCGCAGATGTACAGGTGTCCGCGCTTGCCCGTCACCGCCCTCCCTTCCCAGCAAGGGCGCGCCGGGCGGCGCGGGCAACTACCGCTAAACGGTTGAAGATCAGAACTTCCAACCGACACGGGCAGAAATCGTGTCGTTCGTGGCCTTCCATCCCTGCAAATTGTCGTAGTCGTGCCGGGTATACTTGATGCCCAAGATCACGTTGTCAGTAAGTGCATAGTCAACACCTGCTGCCGCGAGCCACCCATCATCACCACTGGTTTTGACGTAACCGGCAGCGATATAAGGCAGAAACCTTGCGTAGGCGTAGCCGAGCTGTGCTTCAATACTTACCGTTTTCAGGTCAAACCTGTGAGACTCCTGCTCAAATGAGGTCCTAACGCCGTTTGTTCGAGCGTAGTTTGCCTCCACGCCAACAACAGCCTTGTTGGAAAACTGATAGCGATAACCGGTGAAAACACCGAAGGTGTTCGCGCTTTCTTTCATTTCCTGCACGAAAGTCGAAGCATAGGCGGCGCGCACGACCTCCGTCCACGCTTCGCTTATGATGCGAGTTTCCCGACGCTCGGGTTCTACGATGATCGTTTCAGTCCGGGCGGCGCTCACGATCTCAGTTTCGGTTCGCCCCGGCTCCACGATCACAGTTTCGACCCGCCCGGGGGTGACGACCACGGTTTCGGTCCAACTGTCACGAACGATTTCTGTTTCAGTGCGTCCTGGTGTGACGATGACGGTTTCGGTCGACGTTTCGGTCCAAGCATCGCGGATGGTGACGGTTTCGCGACCGACTTCGCCACGTTTCCAGTCGCCTGTCCATTGCCCCTTATCGTTCCATTCGCCGGATCCGGGAACCGGGACTGGGCAAGTGTTATTGCCATGGTTGCAGCCGGGATATTGGTCTTTCGGGTCGGTTGGCTTCCAAATTTTGTCGATGACTGGGCGTTCTTCTGTGACAGGAGGGTGCTCAACAACGATTTCACGTTCTTCCGTGATCGGGGGTATCTCGACTTCTCGGGTAATTGGCGGATGAACCACGTCGCGCGTGACGGGCGGGATTTCCCGTTCTTCGGTTACCGGCGGAATTTCTACGTCACGGGTCTCGGCAGGTATCACGACCTCTTCGGTTACCGCCGGTACTATGACTTCTTCGGTGATAGCCGGGTGTTCAATCACCTCAGCCGGATGCTCGACGGGTACTCTGCGTTTGAGCTTAAGGTCGCTATAGCCGATTGCGGCCCCTAGATACGGCCCAGTCCATGAAAAGGATTGAGCGTTCTCTAATTGACTTTGAGCGGCGATCATCGGTGCTGGCGCGACATCGTCAACAGACACCACCGGAGCTACATATCCCCCGGCAGATGCCGTTGATGTAGCAAAAACACAGGCCAAGACAGCCATATTTTGTGCAATATGCGTCAAATCGTTACCCTACTATTTAAACAACATGATGGTTAACAGAGATCTTCTTAAGGTAGAATCTCTCAACAAGCATCCTGACTATTCAGACAGTTAGGCGACCGCGAATTGTGATAGGGACATTCCGCTCTTAGCTATCTTGATTGGTTAAGGGGTAACTATTTGTTGGCTAGGATAGCCCTTGGCCTCAACGCTCGGCTTCCAATAGATCTCGCCCGGCCGCTCTGGCAGCTTCCGAAAGCATTGACCGCAGAGCCAGTAGCCGTTGACGAAATCGCCGTTCTGGTGCTTGCAGGTCGCGGTCATGGGCGGGGCTCCTGCTCAAGGTCTTTGAGGCACCGCTTGCAGACCAAGGACCCGCCTTTACCGCGCCAATCATAGCCCATGCAGACAGGATCATGCCCCATCAGCCAGCAGGCGAACGGTGCCTCGCTCACGGCTTCTCTCCCCCGAGGGCGCGGCGCAGTGCGCCGTCTGCTATGTGCCAGATGTGAGGGTCTAGCGATCGCGAGACCGCGCTTCGGACCCGCTCTAGCCCCTCCCGTAGTATATCGACCTCCCGCGCCTCTCTGCTCACCGCGTCACCCGCGACAGGGGCGGTCTACGCCTTTTTCAGAACCGAACTGCCATGCAACACGACCGTCAGGGTAAACGTCAATCGTGCCCTTCCCGTTGACCTCAAACGACAGAACGCCATCGTCTAGATGCGACACGCTCGCCGCGTCAACCGCGGCAGCTTGAACCGGCAGTCTGCGATTA
This window encodes:
- a CDS encoding metal-dependent hydrolase family protein is translated as MKKSPNLVGTVLISMLFFGVASADEASETLFQNVRIFDGKSAALSEPTSVIVRGNQVAEIGPISSVGEEAVVINGNGRTLMPGLIDAHWHTMMIRQTPEQMLFGDVGFSNILAAAEATATLMRGFTTVRDLGGPSFGLKQAVDLGVVPGPRIWPSGAIISVTSGHGDFRPMVDLPRESSKPLSRVEQVGGAMIADSPDEVRLRVREQLMQGASQIKLTAGGGVSSPHSPLDVSTFTPEELRAAVDAANNWGTYVTVHAYTSEAVRRAIDAGVKVIEHGQLIDDETAKYMAEKDIWLSAQPITEEFFGNMFPPGSDQAAKAQEVISGSDRLYQLAKKYHLKTAFGTDVLFSEAMARRQGEMLVSLKQWYTPAEILRQATSTNADLLQLSGLRSPYIGRLGVVEKGALADLILIDGDPLINIDLLADSENIRVIMKDGKVYKNSLE
- a CDS encoding Pam3-gp28 family putative phage holin, whose translation is MLGQIALIIRYILYPLAGALTALGFVSFDEATGTLTVYLNDLAVVLAGLVIYAATVIWSRVAKKKGGAT
- a CDS encoding SOS response-associated peptidase, which encodes MCNLYTTTKSADLVAQMFPSRPLRDLTGNEPWPADVYPDRLAPIIRHDGDGLAVARARWGMPTPPMYLKTARDPGVTNIRNTNSPHWRRWLAPAHRCLVPVERFSEPGADHKPVWFEAAGPVFFAGIQTQGWTSIRKVKDGETTDDLFGFLTCPPNAEVAAIHPKAMPVILTQPDEWDLWLSAPWDQAKALQRPLADGALRIVN
- a CDS encoding glycine zipper 2TM domain-containing protein, with translation MERSTKTAWNSPESEVWFKRMKDYRCHLDFNEVKTMIKTFLTMLGAVITLAACDATPTQQAAIRCNTATLGGAAVGAGLGRQVGGGSGRNLATVAGALGGAAAGNQIGC
- a CDS encoding outer membrane protein, with protein sequence MTHIAQNMAVLACVFATSTASAGGYVAPVVSVDDVAPAPMIAAQSQLENAQSFSWTGPYLGAAIGYSDLKLKRRVPVEHPAEVIEHPAITEEVIVPAVTEEVVIPAETRDVEIPPVTEEREIPPVTRDVVHPPITREVEIPPITEEREIVVEHPPVTEERPVIDKIWKPTDPKDQYPGCNHGNNTCPVPVPGSGEWNDKGQWTGDWKRGEVGRETVTIRDAWTETSTETVIVTPGRTETEIVRDSWTETVVVTPGRVETVIVEPGRTETEIVSAARTETIIVEPERRETRIISEAWTEVVRAAYASTFVQEMKESANTFGVFTGYRYQFSNKAVVGVEANYARTNGVRTSFEQESHRFDLKTVSIEAQLGYAYARFLPYIAAGYVKTSGDDGWLAAAGVDYALTDNVILGIKYTRHDYDNLQGWKATNDTISARVGWKF
- a CDS encoding peptidoglycan recognition protein family protein gives rise to the protein MTAVMNAVRARQARCAALGFWPGPIDGIDGNRTRAAYAAALAAQKARGQPFQHSSGVTRIHWHWAASGYAASTEAMAAYHALILGDGEVRWLADPATPRSHTLNANGGAVGLSICAMAGANERPFVWGKAPLLPVQVSALARETARACRIYDIPVSPWSTLSHAEIQPSLGVVQKNKWDITVLPGMVGPADPISVGDRLRDLVTRELSTL
- a CDS encoding DUF3800 domain-containing protein: MRVPEYDYVLFIDEAGDDGLKRVMPIDSQGSSEWLVISGLLVRSEDEGKCRDWLDHIRNNIDATQSGVLHYRKLSLTKRRRAAELLADLPVRSFTVCSNKKNMRGYNNPRAAEAGGKQWFYNWIVRILMERATNFCLQNSMRKLGRPAKMKVLFSARGGHSYGQTKAYWELLRAKGTPYLNRNQIKFEVLNYRLVDYVPHYLHAGLQLADICASAFYQAIDVQSRNWSTDCAINLRPIVASSKGSTADVGLVLQPHWIDKGLSMDQKKIFRHYGYKFYTT